CATCCGGATCATCATTGAAGCCGCTGCTCGCGCCCATGCCAGGATAGCCGGCAGCCCAGGTCGCGTAGGTAGGCGATTGCGGCGGCGTGGTGTAGAGGAAGGACTCCGGAGACAGTGCGCCATTGCTAAAGCGGACGTCATCGATGTTCCCGAAGAAGCGGTCCGTGTGGCCTCCATTATAGAGACCTCGAGCGAAGCTGAAGACGCCCGGATCCCAGTCGCCGCCATCTCCCGCACCCGTCGAAATCGCGGGATTCGTGCTGGAGGAAATATCAGCAGTACCGAGCAACGTATAGCTGGTGGCACCATCGCTGAGATTCTTCAGGTAGAGTGACAGGGTATCGCCATCGGAGTTCGCGGCGACGGCATACCACTTGTTATCCAGCAGGGTATTGGCCCCGGTGGTGACATTCCAGTTGTTGCCGGCGGCGTCGGTGAACATCACGCGCAAACCTCCCGTGGGAGTAATGGCGAAATAGAAAGCAGCCAGCGCGGGATCTCCGGAGAAAGTTCCCCGGCTATCGCGGCCGATGAAGGTCTGGTAGCCGTTCGTCGCGTCCTCGGGGCGGATGGTCGCTTCGATGGTCCACGCGGTAGGACTCCAGTTCGTGAGCGGGGTGCCGATGGCCGATACCGCGGGAAAGCTGCTGCCATTCCGCATGCTCAGTGTGTTCGGTGCTCCGGTTTGCGGAGTGGTGGGAGCAGGCACCTCGGCGCGATACCAATGCCAGTTTGAAGTCCAGGCCGAAAGGTGGTTCGCATTGCCCGAGCGATCCACGATGCTGCCTTCGTATTGTCCATCGCTGGTGCGGGAATAGGGTACATAGGTGTTTGCCGTGCCTTCTTCGAAGTTCCACCAGGCTACCGTTGATGCAGGCGTAGTGCTGCGTGCTTCCAAATTTGCAAGGAAGACATAGTCGCCGGAGAGCGGGGTCGCGGAGGTGCCGATCGTGCCGTTTGTGTTGCCCCGGAAGGCGGTGCCGCCCGAGTAGTTGCCATTCTTCGCGCTGCTCAGCTCGAAGAATGGATCACCGCTGAGCGGCGCGATCTCGAAGTAGTAAGTGGTGCTTGGCGAAAGCTGCACACCCATCCCGGAAACATTGAAAGTGAGATAGCGCCCCGTGCCACTCGTACCACTGCCGGTGATCGCGGCACCATCATAGGTGGCGCTATACTTGAGCAGCGGCGTCTTGGTGGTGCCGGTCACCGTGCCGATCTGGAACTCCCACTGGTCTCCCGGTTGGATGTCGTAGGAGGTGCCATTGCTCGTGAAGACCGGCCAGCCGACATGTGCGAAGGTGAAGGACTGCAGCGAGTAGCCCTGCGGATTTGCACCGGTGGTGAAGGTCTGACCCTTGCTCGTTCGGTCTTCCGCGACGTAGGTCAGCGCATCGTTGTCGGGGGAGTTGGTCGTTCCACCGATGGTGTTGCCCTCGGTGATGTTGGTCGCCAGATAATACGCATCATCGCTATCCGCCACCGGAGAGGTCTGGCTGGAAGTCACCGGGGCGGAAAGCGGGGCGAAGACCTGTAATTTCAATGTCGCATCCGATGTCGCACCGCTGGGATCGCTCACCCGGACCACGAAGGTGTTTTCGCCGCCATCACCCGAACCCGGCTGGCCGGAGAGCATGCCATTCGCGGCGACCGTGAGCCACGCCGGGCCGTTCAGTTTGGTGAAAGTAAGCGTGTCCGAGTCGGCGTCTGTCGCGAAGGATGCGATCGATTGCGAAGCGTAAGGAATGAGCGCGTTCGCGTTCGGAAGCGTGATCAGCGATGTCGAGAAGACGGGTGCTTGGTTCGCGCTTTGTCCCCAGAGGCTCCAGATCTCGGGGCCGTCGAGCGCCTTCGCATAGAGGCGGAAATCATCTATGCGGCCGTTGAAGTAGGGATCGTTGAACTGGCTCTTGCCGATGTAGTTGTTCGTGGCGGGGAAGTCCGCGGGGCTGCTTTCGATGCCGAAGGTGGAGCCCACCGGCTTGCCGTTCACGTAAAGGCTCATGTAGTTCCCACGCAGAACCGCAGCGAGGTGGACCCACTGGCCGGTCGGCAAGGTGGCGGAATTCACCTGATACTCCGCGCTTTTGCCATTGATCGCATCGCGCAGCGCGAGACGCAGGCCGGCTCCACCGGCCTTCGGCGTGAGGCAGAGGAACTGATAGGTGCCGGTACCGAAATCGAAGACGCGTTGCCAATCGCCGCCGCCGTCCCAGTTGACCCAGGTGGCCACGGTCATATCTCGCGTGCGACCCAGGGCATCGGGGAGGTCCACGTAATCATCCACGCCATCCAGGTCGATAGACTGTGCGATCTTTCCGACGGCATAGCTTGGTGAGCCGAAGGTCGCGCCGTGGTTGGCATTGAGTGCGTTCGCAGGTGTGCCGTTGAAATTCCACTGCCCGAGTTGCGGAACATTGTGCACCCAGAGTTGCCGTGCGCGGGAGTTTAGCGTCTCGCCTGCGCCGCTTGCAGCACAGTAGTAGCTCCCGCCATCGGCAGCATCGGCGTTCGCGATGCGAAGGGTTGCGGTATTGGCACCGGAGATATCGCCTCCATTCACCAGTGGTGCGCCGTTCTTATACCACTGCCATGCGTAGGCGAAGGGTGACTCCACGCGGAATTGCGCGGTTTCGCCGAGGACCACGGCGTTGTTCCGTGCTTCCTTGGTGTAGGACATGATGCCCATGTCGGCGCGGATTCCGGCCATGATGCGGATCATCCAGATGCGCTCGATGAAGCCGTCCTCGCTCTCGTAATTGAAGCCACCGGGCCAGATCGCGTGGCCATCACCATGCAGGCCATCGCCGAAGTTGTTGTAGGTGTCGAATTGGACCTGGTTCCCGTACTTGCCCTTCCAGACGCCCCCGGCGATCAGGTTTCCATAGTTCGGGCCCGTGCCCATGCCGAAGGTATGACCACCTTCATGCAGCACCGTCCGGACCGTGCGCTGGCTACCGTAGCCCATGTAGCCATCATAGTTTCCTTCGGCAGTGGGAATCCCGGAATTGTAAAAGACATTCCAGTGCTTGTTGAAAGAGCCGTAGGTATTCACGAGCTGTGCCGCGGTGGCCACGGATGCGGCGACCTGCTGCTCGTTTGCCGAAGATCCTAGGTTCAGCGTGTAGGTGACGTCGGCGCGCGCGGAGGAAGCGGCGGCGAGCAATAGGGCGGATCGGGCCAAGGTCCGGAAGGACATGGATGGTCTGCTTGGGTTTTTGGGTTGGGTTACGAAACGTGCTCCTCGTCGATGGTGATGCGCTTGGGTTCCGCATCCTTCGATTGATTCAATCAGTCGTCGCCAAGGATACGGAAGAAGCGGAAGCGCCGCGTGGAAGGGTGCGGTGCCGAGAGTGATCCCTGAGGATCGGAAAACGATGGGGCAGCGGGTTGGATCGGGGAGGGGCTCCCGGCGGCAATCTCGTCGATGTTCTCATCCCCGCAAGTGGAAGCGCGAGCCGGGGTATCGGGGCCGTCTTGCGGGTGGAGATCAAGATACATGGATGGGGGAACAGAGGGCAGGGAACAGCCCGCGTGATGAAGATGTTTCCGTCGCTTTGTCTAAATAGGAAAGGTTTCCTGTGAGAGCATTGATCGTTGGTGAAGGGCGGGTGGGCGCGAGGAATAGAGGGTTTCTGCGCGGAATTATCCCACTGGCTGCTAGTATTATCCCTCCGCCGCCTGGTATGATTGCGGCGTCTGGAGGTGGTCGGTGGCCGGGAATCCGGGGTTCCGCGCAGCTCGTAACGTGGCAAACTTGCGGAGCGCTATCAGTCGGGCGAAAGTGGCAGATGGATGGACCAAATGGAGGTAGCCCGCCCGGGCCGCGGGAGGAAATAGCATCGAAGCATTGGAATTTGCGACGGCGTGTTGAAGAAGCGACAAGCTCCGTGGGCGCGGTGCTTCTTGTGATCCTCTGCGGATTGGTCGCAGTGGGAATGATCTACGGCTTCGTGTGGCTCTTTTGGAGGGCCATCCCTTGAGCCTCTCAGGCTTGAGGCCGGTATTTCAACGCGGCTTCGGTGCGCGACCTGACATGCAGCTTCGCGTAGATATGCTTCAGGTGCCAGCGCACGGTATCGATTGAAATATAGAGCCGGTCCGCGATCTCGCGGTTGCTGAAGCCATTGGCAACAAGCTCGAGCACCTCCTTTTCGCGGCTGCTCAGATTGTCCACCTCCGCTGCAGACGACGACTGGTCTCTGAAATGCTGGATCACCTTGCGGGCGATCTCCGCGCTCATGGGCACGCCGCCGCCTTGCACTTCCTTGATCGCGGCGAGCACTTGCTCCGGGCGTGAGCGCTTCAGGATGTAACCGGAGGCACCCGCGCGCAAAGCGCTGAAGATACGGTCCGGGTCTTCATAGACGGTTACCATGATCACCATCACTTCCGGAAGCACGCGCTTCAGGAGGGAGGCGCACTCGATGCCGGACATGCTAGGGAGCTGGATGTCCATCAGCACGACCTGCGGTGCGAGCCGCGGCAGGTAGCGTAGCGCATCCTCCGCGGTCTCGTAGACGCCGACACACCAGTAGTCGGTGGAGAGCCCGACGATAGCCTTCAGCCCTTCGCGGGTGGTCTTGCTGTCTTCGACGATGGCGATCTTGATCATGGCAGTGATTTTTCCAGCGGGAGCAAGAGCCGGACTTCCGTGCCCTGCCCGGGTTTCGTTTCAATACCGGAGGATCCACCGAGCTCTCTCATGCGTGACTCGATTCCGCTCAGGCCGTCGCTGCCCGGCGGAGCCGCTGCGCTGCCGAAGCCGCGCCCGTTGTCGGAAAGAGTGATCTGGAGGACTCGGTTCCGGGCTTGCACGGAGAGATGTACCTCGGTGGCACCGGAGTGCTTTACGATATTATTCAGCGCCTCCTTGAAGGCGAGGAAGATCCCGTGGCGCATCCGGGAATCCAGCGGGTGTGCGGGAATGGCATCATCGATCTTGAAGCGGCAGTTGATCCCGGCGATGCCGAGGAAGCGCTGCGCAAAGAGCGAGAAATATCCGGCGAGATCCGCAGCGGAGTCGTAGCGCGGATTCACTGCCCACACGATTTCATCGAGCCCGGTGACCATGGTGCAACAGACCTCGCTGAGCTGCTCCAGATAGCCTGCCTTCTGCTCCTGGGGGATTCCCGGATTCTGCACCAGCGAAGTGAGGATGCCTGCCTCGGTGAGTCCGGAGCCCAACTCGTCGTGGAGGTCCTGTGCGACGCGGCTGCGTTCCTGCTCAACTACGCGATGCCGCTCAAGCGCTTCACGGCTCTCGATCTCACGTGCCAGTTCGGCGGAGCGCTTTGTCACCGTGCGACGCAGCACCGTGACCCATACCGAGGCGAGCAAGAGCCCGCCGGAAAGGATCGAGATCACCGTGATCGTGTGGCGCGTTGTCCACCAAGGCCCGCGATAAATTACTTGGAGCTGCGAGGCATCGGCCAGGCGCAACTCGAAAGGATCCGGTCCCGGTGAGGAGCCGTCCGCCTGCGAGCTCACGTACACCCCGGTCAAACGCAGCACGCTGCCTTTGTCGAAGCGCTTCGGGAGCGTGGCGTCTGCAGGCACATAGGCCATGAATCGACTCGATCCCGAGCTCATTTCCAGCGCGCGCTCATCACGCCGCATGGTGTCGCTCAGCAAGGTGGCATCCAGATTCACCAGCGTGGAGTCCAGTCGCGCATCGGGCAGGGTCGCCGTGCGGATGGTGGCTGGGGCAGGAAAGGGTGCGCTCCCGGTCTTTCTTGCACTGGCCTCCAGCAAGACGGGCGAGGGACCACCGAGTTGGGGAAAGCCGGAGGCCTCCACCTGATCGCCGGGCTTCAGGCCCACCGCCGTATGGCTGA
This portion of the Luteolibacter luteus genome encodes:
- a CDS encoding response regulator, with translation MIKIAIVEDSKTTREGLKAIVGLSTDYWCVGVYETAEDALRYLPRLAPQVVLMDIQLPSMSGIECASLLKRVLPEVMVIMVTVYEDPDRIFSALRAGASGYILKRSRPEQVLAAIKEVQGGGVPMSAEIARKVIQHFRDQSSSAAEVDNLSSREKEVLELVANGFSNREIADRLYISIDTVRWHLKHIYAKLHVRSRTEAALKYRPQA
- a CDS encoding LamG-like jellyroll fold domain-containing protein — encoded protein: MSFRTLARSALLLAAASSARADVTYTLNLGSSANEQQVAASVATAAQLVNTYGSFNKHWNVFYNSGIPTAEGNYDGYMGYGSQRTVRTVLHEGGHTFGMGTGPNYGNLIAGGVWKGKYGNQVQFDTYNNFGDGLHGDGHAIWPGGFNYESEDGFIERIWMIRIMAGIRADMGIMSYTKEARNNAVVLGETAQFRVESPFAYAWQWYKNGAPLVNGGDISGANTATLRIANADAADGGSYYCAASGAGETLNSRARQLWVHNVPQLGQWNFNGTPANALNANHGATFGSPSYAVGKIAQSIDLDGVDDYVDLPDALGRTRDMTVATWVNWDGGGDWQRVFDFGTGTYQFLCLTPKAGGAGLRLALRDAINGKSAEYQVNSATLPTGQWVHLAAVLRGNYMSLYVNGKPVGSTFGIESSPADFPATNNYIGKSQFNDPYFNGRIDDFRLYAKALDGPEIWSLWGQSANQAPVFSTSLITLPNANALIPYASQSIASFATDADSDTLTFTKLNGPAWLTVAANGMLSGQPGSGDGGENTFVVRVSDPSGATSDATLKLQVFAPLSAPVTSSQTSPVADSDDAYYLATNITEGNTIGGTTNSPDNDALTYVAEDRTSKGQTFTTGANPQGYSLQSFTFAHVGWPVFTSNGTSYDIQPGDQWEFQIGTVTGTTKTPLLKYSATYDGAAITGSGTSGTGRYLTFNVSGMGVQLSPSTTYYFEIAPLSGDPFFELSSAKNGNYSGGTAFRGNTNGTIGTSATPLSGDYVFLANLEARSTTPASTVAWWNFEEGTANTYVPYSRTSDGQYEGSIVDRSGNANHLSAWTSNWHWYRAEVPAPTTPQTGAPNTLSMRNGSSFPAVSAIGTPLTNWSPTAWTIEATIRPEDATNGYQTFIGRDSRGTFSGDPALAAFYFAITPTGGLRVMFTDAAGNNWNVTTGANTLLDNKWYAVAANSDGDTLSLYLKNLSDGATSYTLLGTADISSSTNPAISTGAGDGGDWDPGVFSFARGLYNGGHTDRFFGNIDDVRFSNGALSPESFLYTTPPQSPTYATWAAGYPGMGASSGFNDDPDEDGIANGLENFLGTDPTTTSKGLQNIGKSASTFTFQHTQNGAPASDLTARYRWSSDLQNWNVSGATLGGTTVTFVATPNTPAPGTTTVTATIAGNTSAKIFVDLQVTQP